In the genome of Pirellulales bacterium, the window TGCTGGTCGCCTGGGTCCGCCACCCGTGGCATATCGCCACCTGGGCCACGCTGCCGTTTTTCGTCGCCCACAGCCTGGTCCCTCACAAGGAACTGCGATATCTGTTCCCCCTGACGCTGCTGGCGACTTTCTTGTTCGTCGTCGCGCTGCTGCCGGGGACCGGAATGCGTCGGCGGCCTGCATGGATGCGGGCGATTTGGCGGCGACGCCGTTCATGGGCGGCTAAATCGCTCGTGGCCTTCAATCTGCTGGGCCTGGGATACGTTTGCTTCGTGGCCCGCGAACCGAGCCTGAATTTCCAACACTACCTTTACGATCACTATCCGCACGGCTGCACGATGTACGTGCTGGGAGAACAAACGCGGAGCCCCTTCGAAAACGTCGGCGCAACTATGTTCTTCTACCGGCCACCAAACTTCACGCTCCAACGTTTGCGCGACGACGATGAGTTGGCAAAGATTTTGCGACGCGGCGCCGGCGATTTTCTCGTCGTGCGGGACCGACTGGCGGATTGGTCGCCGACCGATGCTTCACCCGCTGACGTGCGGCTGATTTATCGCACATATCCCGAGTGGGTCGAGAACTGCAATTTCTGCAATTGGTTGCAGAACTCGAAACGGTTCAGCTTGTACGCGGTCAGCCCGCTATCGAAGGCGGCGTTCGCGTCGCGGTTGCCGGAGCGAGCGACCTCGTCCATCGCGGCGGTCCCGAGCCGGCCAAATGATTTGACCAAGTTGCGTTGACGTGCGCGAGTCAACTGGTTTTTGCGACGCGACGATTCGATCCGCCCTGTCGCCTTGGAATGGAACTACGATGCAGCTTTCCATCATCATCCCCGCTTACAACGAAGAGCAACGTCTTCCGCGTACGCTTTCGCTCCTAGAAGCGTTCTTCCACGGCTCCGGCGCCGTTGGTCCGTTGCAGCTTCGGGAGGTCGTCGTGGTGGACGACGGCAGCCGCGATGCGACTTCGTCTGTCGTTCGCACTTGGCGAGGAGCGATGCCGCTGCGATTGATTCGACTGGAGAAGAACAGCGGCAAAGGCGCCGCCTCGCGCGCTGGAATGTTGGCGGCCGTAGGTGATTGCTGCTTGCTTTACGACGCGGATGCCGCCACGCCGGTGAGCGAGATTCCCAAACTGGCCGCACGGATGTGCCGGGACCGCGCCGATCTGGTGATCGGTTCCCGTGTCCGCGGCCGAAAACATAATCTCGTGTCGATGCAATGGCATCGTCGCCTGATTGGGAGCGGATACCACTGGCTCTGCTCGGCGCTGATTCCAGGGATCGACGACGCAGCCTGCGGAGCGAAACTGTTCACGCGGCGGGCGGCTCAGGACTTGTTTTCCCGTCAGAGAATCGATCGCTTCGCCTTCGACATTGAAGTGCTTTCCATGGCCCTGCGGCGAGGATATACCATTTGTGAAATGGCGGTTCGTTGGGAGGCCGTTCCGGGTTCCAAGGTAAATCTCCTGCGGGACACGCTGAATATGTCGTGGTGCGTGCTGAAGCTGTACGTGCGACAAGCGCTGCTCCGCGACCTGAACGACCGTGGCGCCGAAGCGGCAAATCCCTACGGTGCTGATCTCATGCGCCCCGAGACCTTGCAACCCTAGGAACCGAATCATGCGAGCGATCACCGGCGTGGCGATCACGCTTTGCGGCGCGGCTGTGTTTATCGCTACTAGCGAACGGCATGTGCCTAGGATCCCGAGCGGAATCTTGTTTGCGATCGGGGCCTTGATCGTCTTGACTCAATTCAAAGCGGTCGCCGGCAACGTGCGATTTTTTCCGCGGGAAACCGGGCCTGAATCGAGTCGTGATCGGACGGGGATCGCGTCGGCCGGACGTCGTGAAGACTTGGTTCGGGCTTGAAAAAAACAACGCGGCCCCGCCGATTGCACCGTGGGCCGCACTGGCCGACTGCGCTGGCCACTGCCACCCCGGCTGTGTGCCCCTGGTCCGCCGTGTGCCCCTGGTCCGCCGTGTGCCCCTGGCCCGCTGTGTGCCACTGGCCAGCAACGTCGGCCAGTGTGGAGCGCCGTTGATCCCATCCAAAAAAAACAACGCGGCCTCGCTGATTGCTCTACGAGGCCGCGTCTCGTGAAACCGATCGCTCGATTCCCGGTCCTCTTCGTGACTTGTGGCTGGCTTTCGGAGCCGGCGTTCTTGATTTAAGGGTGCGGCGAGGGGTGAGCACTGGGGCTCGTGTCTCGCCGCGCGGCAAGGGGTGAGCGCTAGGGCTCGTGTCTCACGGCAAGGGTTAATCTTTCCGGCTCCCCGCTTTGATCCCGCCCTCGATCACAGGGCCAGTTGCCTCGG includes:
- a CDS encoding dolichyl-phosphate beta-glucosyltransferase, yielding MQLSIIIPAYNEEQRLPRTLSLLEAFFHGSGAVGPLQLREVVVVDDGSRDATSSVVRTWRGAMPLRLIRLEKNSGKGAASRAGMLAAVGDCCLLYDADAATPVSEIPKLAARMCRDRADLVIGSRVRGRKHNLVSMQWHRRLIGSGYHWLCSALIPGIDDAACGAKLFTRRAAQDLFSRQRIDRFAFDIEVLSMALRRGYTICEMAVRWEAVPGSKVNLLRDTLNMSWCVLKLYVRQALLRDLNDRGAEAANPYGADLMRPETLQP